A single region of the Paramicrobacterium fandaimingii genome encodes:
- a CDS encoding MalY/PatB family protein, with protein sequence MTFAERIDALTINDLRASGATKWVAPGIDIGAFIAEMDFGVAAPIQSALRDSVDAQVFGYLPASMLRDVQQATAATLASRGYPVSPDHVIAVPDVLRALELTLTRLTSSGGKVIVPTPSYMPFLFVPPRIGRDVIEVPMIDDAGTWRFDIDALRTAFAAGGEILLLCQPFNPLGRVFTADELAAVSAVVDEVGGHVFADEIWAPLTLPGAKHVSYATVTDAAAQHTVTATSAAKGWNLPGLKCAQLIVAGDEDRERFDDADWISHGASTMGAAATIAAYTEGEPWLTDVVDYLDGNRAELLDLVSEHLPGVTMSHPEGTYVGWLDFTALGIENPGAFFAENAGVGVTDGRGCGAAGVGSARFIFATPRPIMRDAITRMGQALRNHDLA encoded by the coding sequence GTGACATTCGCCGAACGCATCGATGCACTGACCATCAACGATCTGCGGGCATCGGGCGCAACCAAGTGGGTCGCTCCCGGCATCGACATCGGCGCGTTCATCGCCGAAATGGACTTCGGGGTGGCCGCGCCCATCCAGTCGGCGCTGCGCGACTCGGTCGACGCTCAGGTCTTCGGCTACCTCCCGGCGTCGATGCTGCGCGACGTGCAGCAGGCGACCGCCGCCACTCTCGCGTCCCGCGGCTACCCGGTCTCGCCTGACCACGTGATTGCCGTTCCCGACGTGCTGCGCGCTCTCGAGCTGACGCTCACGCGACTCACGAGTTCCGGCGGCAAAGTGATCGTGCCGACGCCGTCATACATGCCCTTCCTCTTCGTTCCGCCGCGCATCGGCCGCGACGTCATCGAGGTGCCCATGATCGACGACGCCGGCACCTGGCGCTTCGACATCGATGCGCTGCGGACCGCGTTCGCCGCCGGCGGCGAGATTCTTCTGCTCTGCCAGCCGTTCAATCCGCTCGGCCGGGTCTTCACCGCCGATGAGCTGGCGGCGGTGAGCGCCGTCGTCGATGAGGTGGGCGGGCACGTCTTCGCCGACGAGATCTGGGCACCGCTCACGCTTCCGGGCGCCAAGCACGTGTCGTATGCAACGGTGACGGATGCTGCAGCGCAGCACACGGTCACGGCAACGTCCGCTGCAAAGGGGTGGAACCTCCCCGGTCTCAAGTGCGCGCAGCTCATTGTGGCTGGCGACGAAGATCGGGAGCGCTTCGACGACGCAGACTGGATCTCACACGGCGCCTCCACGATGGGCGCGGCAGCGACGATCGCGGCCTACACCGAGGGCGAACCGTGGCTCACCGATGTTGTTGACTACCTCGACGGCAACCGTGCCGAATTGCTCGATCTCGTTTCCGAGCATCTGCCCGGCGTCACCATGAGCCACCCGGAGGGAACGTATGTCGGGTGGCTCGACTTCACGGCTCTCGGCATCGAGAACCCCGGCGCGTTCTTCGCTGAGAATGCCGGTGTCGGCGTCACAGACGGCCGCGGCTGCGGTGCAGCCGGGGTGGGCAGTGCCCGCTTTATCTTCGCGACCCCGCGCCCCATCATGCGCGACGCGATCACGCGCATGGGTCAGGCCCTGCGTAACCACGACCTCGCCTAA
- the rhuM gene encoding RhuM family protein, with amino-acid sequence MNAIELYESASGEIILEVRAGDDTVWLTRQQMAALFGRDVKTIGKHIANARNEELSKMSGVAKFATPASDGKSYETEHYNLDAVLSVGYRVKSSEGVHFRRWATDVLRRYVELGQVVTRADGGADYQDARNRVASETYVHGAVRVSAAVN; translated from the coding sequence ATGAACGCGATTGAACTGTACGAATCAGCGTCAGGCGAAATTATTCTTGAAGTGCGCGCAGGCGACGATACTGTCTGGCTGACCCGCCAGCAGATGGCAGCCCTATTTGGACGCGACGTGAAGACCATTGGTAAACACATCGCAAACGCGCGGAACGAGGAGCTATCGAAGATGTCAGGTGTCGCAAAATTTGCGACACCTGCTTCAGACGGCAAGTCCTACGAAACCGAGCACTACAATCTCGATGCCGTTCTTTCAGTCGGCTATCGGGTTAAGTCATCAGAGGGTGTTCATTTTCGTCGTTGGGCCACCGACGTCTTGCGCCGGTACGTCGAGCTGGGGCAGGTCGTCACGAGAGCTGATGGTGGCGCTGATTATCAAGATGCTCGAAACCGCGTAGCATCCGAAACCTATGTGCACGGGGCTGTGCGGGTGAGCGCTGCTGTCAACTGA
- a CDS encoding MFS transporter, translating to MSETTAAKTAELPVARPSSSTGGFPFAATGILSLVLAVTVTAESLPAAIMPQMAASLGADNLQIGLLLSAWALTVIVASIPLARLTRNVDRRLVVAGSLAVFAVGSAVTAIAPTYEIALLSRIVTAAAHGLLWSVVIVYATAILDPRHLGRGLAIVTGGVTVALALGLPLGAALALAGDWRTAFVGVAVIVAALALVVVRFLPRVVPEASAPARDTQGVKVRVARDATRAPVVALLAAALIFAFGHFALFSYITPYLANAADFDGAWTGPMLALFGAAGFLGIIVSGLTVDRWPTIALPATFAGMAFAVAALALAPSVPWLVVAGVFVWGVAMGAMSPLVQTAVMRTASPRLRATASAALVVSFNGGIAAGSWLGGVIESSAGATTNAGVAAVTSAASVVLILLAQKLAARVRSRA from the coding sequence ATGTCAGAAACAACAGCCGCGAAAACAGCCGAGTTACCTGTCGCGAGACCGTCCTCATCAACCGGGGGTTTCCCCTTCGCCGCGACCGGCATTCTGTCGCTCGTGCTCGCCGTCACGGTGACGGCCGAATCGTTGCCCGCAGCCATCATGCCGCAGATGGCCGCATCTCTCGGCGCCGACAATCTTCAGATCGGTTTGCTTCTCTCGGCCTGGGCACTCACGGTGATCGTGGCCAGCATTCCGCTTGCGCGCCTCACGCGCAACGTTGACAGACGTCTCGTGGTCGCCGGGTCGCTCGCTGTGTTCGCCGTCGGAAGCGCCGTCACGGCCATCGCGCCGACATATGAGATCGCCCTGCTCTCTCGCATTGTCACGGCTGCCGCGCACGGTCTGTTGTGGTCAGTCGTGATCGTGTACGCCACGGCGATCCTTGACCCCCGACACCTCGGGCGCGGACTCGCTATTGTCACAGGCGGCGTCACTGTCGCTCTCGCGCTTGGGCTTCCGCTCGGCGCAGCTCTCGCCCTCGCCGGAGATTGGCGTACCGCATTCGTCGGCGTCGCTGTGATTGTCGCTGCACTCGCGCTGGTGGTCGTGAGGTTTCTGCCGCGCGTGGTTCCCGAAGCATCCGCCCCCGCACGTGACACGCAGGGGGTCAAAGTACGCGTGGCGAGAGACGCGACGCGTGCTCCGGTCGTCGCCCTGCTCGCCGCCGCGCTGATCTTCGCGTTCGGGCACTTCGCGCTCTTCTCGTACATCACGCCGTACCTGGCCAACGCGGCGGACTTCGATGGGGCGTGGACCGGACCGATGCTTGCGCTCTTTGGCGCCGCAGGCTTCCTCGGCATCATTGTGAGCGGCCTGACTGTCGACCGATGGCCGACGATCGCGCTTCCCGCCACGTTCGCGGGAATGGCGTTTGCCGTGGCGGCACTGGCCCTCGCGCCCAGTGTTCCGTGGCTTGTGGTTGCCGGTGTTTTCGTGTGGGGCGTTGCCATGGGAGCGATGTCGCCTCTCGTGCAGACCGCCGTGATGCGCACCGCATCGCCGCGGCTGCGCGCTACCGCAAGCGCGGCCCTTGTCGTCTCGTTCAACGGAGGTATCGCCGCAGGGTCTTGGCTCGGGGGAGTGATCGAGAGCTCAGCGGGAGCGACGACGAATGCCGGTGTCGCGGCGGTGACATCGGCAGCATCCGTTGTTCTCATTCTTCTCGCGCAAAAGCTGGCCGCGCGCGTACGCTCACGGGCGTGA
- a CDS encoding sodium-dependent transporter: MKAQSSGLGLRTRETFSGRNAFIFAAIGSAVGLGNIWRFPYVAYDNGGGAFIVPYLIALVTAGIPLLFLDYAIGHKFRGSPPMAFRRLHKKAEMFGWWQVAICFVIAVYYAVIIAWAACYTWFSVTKAWGDDPAGFLMGEFLHVSDEVNVQFSFVPGVLIPLVLVWVAAIAILAFGVQKGIARSAMIFIPLLFVMFIILVVQSLFLPGALTGLEALFTPDWSRMADSGVWIAAYGQIFFSLSVAFGIMLTYSSYLKKKTDLTGSGFVVGFTNSGFEILAGIGVFAALGFIAVQNGQAVDEVATSGIGLAFIGFPAIISQAPAGALLGVLFFASLVFAGFTSMVSILEVVISSVKDKLGLSRVGATLGVGIPMAIISILLFPTTTGLNLLDVTDAFVNSFGIVAVALVVVIFLTAGFTALPKLRDHLNKTSSVKMGRTWMMFVGGITPIILGYILIDSLQTRIAEGYGDMPTWFVGVFGWGMAIALIVVAYLLSKLPWSSKSALHDPDIDGEPVDPPILDPEIDAAEMARHDTETGEFAAANAHEETEPTMKRSPRRRKDKS; this comes from the coding sequence GTGAAAGCTCAATCTTCAGGCCTGGGTCTGCGGACCCGAGAGACCTTCTCAGGCCGCAATGCCTTCATCTTCGCGGCGATCGGATCCGCCGTCGGTTTGGGCAATATCTGGCGGTTCCCGTACGTCGCGTATGACAACGGCGGTGGCGCGTTCATCGTGCCCTACCTGATCGCGCTCGTCACGGCGGGAATCCCGCTGCTGTTTCTCGACTACGCGATCGGGCACAAGTTCCGTGGCTCCCCGCCAATGGCGTTCCGCAGACTTCACAAGAAAGCGGAGATGTTCGGCTGGTGGCAGGTGGCCATCTGCTTCGTCATCGCCGTGTACTACGCCGTGATCATCGCGTGGGCGGCCTGCTACACCTGGTTCTCGGTCACGAAAGCGTGGGGAGACGACCCGGCCGGCTTCCTCATGGGCGAGTTTCTGCACGTGTCCGATGAGGTGAACGTGCAGTTCTCCTTCGTGCCCGGCGTGCTGATTCCTCTCGTGCTCGTCTGGGTCGCGGCGATCGCCATTCTCGCGTTCGGGGTTCAGAAGGGCATCGCCCGATCGGCGATGATCTTCATTCCGCTGCTGTTCGTGATGTTCATCATTCTCGTCGTGCAGTCGCTCTTCCTTCCTGGCGCTCTCACCGGACTTGAGGCGCTGTTCACTCCGGACTGGAGTCGGATGGCCGACAGCGGCGTCTGGATTGCCGCATACGGACAGATCTTCTTCTCTCTCTCCGTCGCGTTCGGCATCATGCTGACCTACTCGTCGTATCTCAAGAAGAAGACCGACCTCACCGGCAGCGGTTTCGTCGTCGGCTTCACAAACAGCGGGTTCGAGATTCTTGCGGGCATTGGCGTCTTCGCCGCGCTCGGTTTCATCGCCGTTCAGAATGGCCAGGCTGTCGATGAAGTGGCAACATCCGGAATCGGACTTGCATTCATCGGGTTCCCCGCGATCATCTCGCAGGCTCCTGCTGGTGCTCTTCTCGGCGTACTGTTCTTCGCGTCGCTGGTTTTCGCCGGCTTCACGTCGATGGTCAGCATCCTCGAAGTCGTGATCTCGTCTGTCAAAGACAAGCTCGGGCTTTCACGTGTGGGCGCGACGCTCGGCGTCGGCATTCCGATGGCGATCATTTCGATTCTGCTGTTCCCCACGACGACGGGGCTCAACCTTCTCGATGTCACTGATGCGTTCGTCAACAGCTTCGGCATCGTCGCCGTCGCCCTTGTCGTGGTGATCTTCCTCACGGCGGGGTTCACCGCGCTGCCAAAGCTGCGGGATCACCTCAACAAGACATCGTCTGTGAAGATGGGGCGCACGTGGATGATGTTCGTCGGTGGCATCACGCCGATCATCCTCGGCTACATTCTGATCGACTCGCTTCAGACCCGCATTGCCGAAGGCTACGGCGACATGCCCACGTGGTTCGTCGGTGTCTTCGGTTGGGGAATGGCCATCGCGCTCATCGTGGTCGCCTATCTGCTGTCGAAGCTGCCCTGGTCGTCGAAGTCGGCACTGCACGATCCCGATATCGATGGCGAACCCGTTGATCCGCCAATTCTCGACCCTGAGATCGATGCGGCCGAGATGGCACGACACGACACTGAGACGGGCGAGTTCGCCGCTGCCAATGCACACGAAGAGACCGAGCCGACGATGAAGAGATCGCCTCGCAGACGAAAGGACAAGTCATGA
- the purU gene encoding formyltetrahydrofolate deformylase → MTDDSPNHWVLTFVCADKPGIVHDVSGAIVAAHGNITESQQFASVDTDRFFMRLQVQSSASRDDFEAALEPVAEKFGMTWNLDNVGRPVRTLILATKAGHCVNDLLFRQRADQLPIEIPLILANHPNLGSLAEFYGVPFESLPIVDTASKAAFEKRVLDAVDELDIELIVLARYMQIISPELCAALEGRAINIHHSFLPGFKGANPYKQAHARGVKLIGATAHFVTSDLDEGPIIEQNVVRVDHAQSPQQLVAIGQDEESRTLTQAVKWFAEKRVLLDGARTIIFK, encoded by the coding sequence CTGACCGACGATTCGCCCAACCACTGGGTTCTCACATTCGTGTGCGCCGACAAGCCCGGCATCGTGCACGACGTCAGCGGCGCGATCGTCGCAGCCCACGGCAACATCACCGAGAGCCAGCAGTTCGCGAGCGTCGACACCGATCGCTTCTTCATGCGGCTTCAGGTGCAGTCGTCGGCCTCGCGCGACGACTTCGAGGCGGCGCTTGAGCCTGTTGCCGAGAAGTTCGGCATGACGTGGAACCTCGACAACGTGGGGCGCCCTGTGCGCACCCTCATTCTCGCCACGAAGGCGGGCCACTGCGTCAACGATCTGCTGTTTCGCCAGAGGGCCGATCAGCTGCCCATCGAGATTCCGCTCATTCTCGCGAACCACCCCAACCTGGGCTCCCTCGCCGAGTTCTACGGCGTGCCGTTCGAATCGCTGCCCATCGTCGACACAGCGTCGAAGGCGGCGTTCGAGAAGCGAGTACTGGATGCTGTCGATGAGCTCGACATCGAGCTCATCGTTCTCGCGCGCTACATGCAGATCATCTCGCCCGAGCTGTGCGCCGCTCTCGAAGGTCGCGCCATCAACATCCACCATTCGTTCCTGCCCGGCTTCAAAGGCGCCAATCCGTACAAGCAGGCGCATGCGCGGGGCGTGAAGCTCATCGGAGCAACGGCGCACTTCGTGACGAGCGATCTCGACGAGGGGCCGATCATCGAACAGAACGTCGTGCGCGTCGACCATGCGCAGTCGCCGCAGCAGCTCGTCGCGATCGGACAAGACGAAGAGAGCCGCACACTCACGCAGGCCGTGAAATGGTTCGCCGAGAAACGCGTGCTCCTCGACGGCGCACGCACCATCATTTTCAAGTAG
- a CDS encoding CopG family transcriptional regulator encodes MKTTMNLPDALMTELKKRASEEHRTVTSIVEESLRRHLETDRSPQHRCALPTWNSGGYRVDIDDKDAVWDVLDDVR; translated from the coding sequence ATGAAGACGACGATGAACCTGCCCGATGCGCTCATGACAGAGCTCAAGAAGCGTGCTTCCGAAGAGCACCGCACCGTTACCAGCATCGTCGAAGAATCGCTGCGGCGGCACCTCGAGACGGATCGTTCGCCACAGCATCGCTGCGCGCTTCCCACCTGGAATAGTGGCGGATACCGAGTCGACATCGATGACAAGGATGCCGTGTGGGATGTCTTGGATGACGTTCGATGA
- a CDS encoding TA system VapC family ribonuclease toxin: MILPDVNVLIYAFDEESPRHSEYAQWLERAVNDPEDIALFDPVLSGFVRIVTHPRVFTHPAPTPVALSFVTALVNSHSARWLRSSPEMWNALSSFVDDDDKIKGNMVPDALIAAAAVVHGAKIATADRGFSRFPGVISFDPAR, encoded by the coding sequence ATGATCTTGCCCGACGTTAACGTTCTCATCTACGCGTTCGACGAGGAGTCACCTCGCCACAGCGAATACGCACAATGGCTCGAGCGCGCCGTGAACGACCCCGAAGATATTGCGCTCTTCGACCCGGTGCTTTCAGGATTCGTGAGAATCGTCACTCACCCGCGCGTCTTCACGCACCCCGCACCGACACCTGTCGCGCTGTCATTTGTGACGGCTCTCGTGAATTCTCATTCCGCCCGCTGGCTTCGCAGCTCGCCAGAGATGTGGAACGCCTTGAGCTCCTTCGTCGATGACGATGACAAGATCAAGGGAAACATGGTTCCCGATGCGTTGATCGCGGCCGCTGCCGTCGTGCATGGCGCCAAGATCGCCACGGCGGATCGCGGGTTCTCGCGCTTTCCCGGGGTGATCTCCTTCGACCCTGCACGGTAG
- a CDS encoding methionine/alanine import family NSS transporter small subunit: MNASAIIMMCVAILTVWGGMVVSIVHLMRHPEEKDDE; this comes from the coding sequence ATGAACGCTTCAGCAATCATCATGATGTGCGTCGCGATTCTGACGGTGTGGGGCGGCATGGTCGTCTCGATCGTTCACCTGATGCGGCATCCGGAGGAAAAAGACGACGAGTGA
- a CDS encoding TA system VapC family ribonuclease toxin yields the protein MKLLDVGVWLAAAWGRHIAHPTVQSWFDQQDSELVFCRVTEMGFLRLLSNPSIMREDTLTRADSWSVLDRLRADERVIHLEEPTNLESVWRTLSARGDTSHKLWTDDYLAAFAQARGLSVVTLDRAFAGRHQSLEVELLS from the coding sequence GTGAAACTTCTGGATGTCGGCGTGTGGCTCGCGGCCGCCTGGGGCCGCCATATCGCACATCCAACCGTGCAGTCGTGGTTTGATCAGCAGGACTCCGAACTCGTCTTCTGTCGAGTCACCGAGATGGGCTTTCTCCGATTGCTGTCGAATCCGAGCATCATGCGCGAGGACACCCTTACGCGAGCCGACAGCTGGTCAGTCCTCGATCGCCTTCGCGCTGACGAACGAGTGATACACCTCGAGGAACCTACGAACCTCGAATCTGTATGGCGGACCCTTTCCGCCCGGGGCGACACAAGCCACAAGCTGTGGACGGACGACTACCTGGCCGCATTCGCTCAGGCTCGCGGCCTCTCAGTTGTGACCCTTGACCGCGCATTTGCCGGGCGCCATCAGTCCCTCGAGGTCGAGCTGCTCAGTTGA
- a CDS encoding MerR family transcriptional regulator codes for MKIGELSERTGIPTRMLRYYEQQELITPVRSENGYRSYSEDDVGRARQIRGLVQSGLTTRLAKVVLETQAACVSDARVSCSAELAQLLADELSALECRISSLSKSRDTVREFLTRAERDDLVET; via the coding sequence GTGAAAATCGGCGAGCTCTCCGAGCGCACCGGTATCCCCACCCGCATGCTGCGCTATTACGAGCAGCAAGAACTCATCACCCCGGTGCGTTCAGAGAACGGCTACCGCTCGTACTCCGAAGACGACGTCGGCCGCGCACGTCAGATTCGCGGCCTCGTACAGTCAGGTCTCACAACGCGATTAGCGAAGGTGGTGCTCGAGACACAGGCAGCGTGCGTATCGGATGCCCGCGTCAGCTGTTCCGCCGAGCTTGCCCAGCTGCTTGCCGACGAGCTCAGTGCCCTCGAGTGCCGAATCTCCTCACTGTCGAAGAGTCGCGACACCGTGCGCGAGTTCCTCACGCGTGCGGAGCGCGACGATCTGGTGGAGACGTGA
- a CDS encoding MFS transporter: protein MTTSPIPIAPRSASIHTDHRPFPWLGLILLSAGVFLAITSEVTPTGLLPEMSSALSVTEAQIGLLVSIFAFTVVITSAPLTALTVRLPRKSLIVAVLVVLGLANLATGLAPTYALVIVARIVGGLAHGLFWSLVPAYAARLVSRENLSRAVSLTLAGGTLALVLGVPLSTALGQAVGWRWAFVAISIGLILGAFAVLIWLAPVSRDVQSKQDAGAPRRRDSTVMPVLVICITVAIIMIGNYAFYTYVTPFLIGPVGVPSSFISIALFVYGGAGAIGLVLTGTVFARRTRLGLVIGLAVVAASVLALAFTIGGFWGSMVALALWGLSFGMVPPLLQTRMLQTASERFRDAASAIYTTAFNVGISGGAFLGAMLLPWLGVQALPLVNVALTLVGLVIVLAVVLRGRRRDRSS from the coding sequence ATGACCACCTCTCCGATTCCCATTGCTCCGCGCTCCGCGAGCATCCACACCGATCACCGGCCGTTCCCGTGGCTCGGGCTCATCTTGCTCTCCGCCGGCGTCTTCCTCGCGATCACCAGCGAAGTCACGCCGACGGGTCTCCTGCCCGAGATGAGCTCGGCGCTGAGCGTCACCGAGGCGCAGATCGGTCTGCTCGTCTCGATCTTCGCCTTCACCGTCGTCATCACGAGCGCACCGCTGACCGCACTCACCGTTCGTCTGCCGCGCAAGTCGCTCATCGTCGCCGTGCTCGTCGTGCTCGGACTCGCCAACTTGGCAACGGGTCTTGCTCCCACCTACGCGCTCGTCATCGTCGCCCGCATCGTGGGCGGACTCGCGCACGGCCTCTTCTGGTCGCTCGTTCCGGCGTATGCGGCACGCCTCGTCTCGCGCGAGAACCTCAGCCGCGCGGTGTCGCTGACGCTCGCGGGCGGCACTCTCGCCCTGGTTCTCGGCGTCCCTCTCTCGACCGCGCTCGGGCAGGCTGTCGGCTGGCGCTGGGCATTCGTCGCCATTTCCATCGGCCTGATCCTCGGCGCGTTCGCCGTGCTGATCTGGCTTGCGCCCGTGTCGCGCGACGTGCAGTCGAAACAGGATGCTGGCGCGCCACGTCGCCGCGATTCCACCGTGATGCCGGTGCTCGTGATCTGCATCACCGTTGCCATCATCATGATCGGCAACTACGCGTTTTACACCTACGTCACGCCGTTCCTCATCGGACCGGTCGGTGTGCCGTCGTCGTTCATCAGCATCGCGCTCTTCGTGTACGGCGGCGCCGGCGCGATCGGCCTCGTGCTCACCGGCACCGTCTTCGCACGTCGCACGCGGCTCGGCCTCGTGATCGGGCTCGCCGTCGTCGCGGCATCCGTTCTTGCCCTTGCCTTCACCATCGGGGGATTCTGGGGCTCGATGGTGGCGCTCGCCCTGTGGGGCCTGTCATTCGGCATGGTGCCTCCGCTGCTTCAGACGCGGATGCTGCAGACGGCGAGCGAGCGTTTTCGCGACGCTGCGAGCGCGATCTACACGACGGCGTTCAACGTGGGCATCAGCGGGGGAGCGTTCCTCGGTGCGATGCTGCTGCCGTGGCTCGGGGTGCAGGCGCTGCCGCTGGTCAACGTGGCGCTCACGCTGGTGGGCCTCGTCATTGTGCTGGCGGTGGTGCTGCGCGGCCGCCGCCGTGATCGCTCAAGCTGA